Genomic window (Leptotrichia sp. oral taxon 212):
TTATCTGTACAGGATGTCAAAGGAGAACTGTTAATTGTAAGCAATTTTACAATTTATGGAAATACAAAAAAAGGCAGACGACCAGATTATTTAAATTCAGCACCTGCAGAAAAAGCAAAAAAAATATATGACCTATTTATTGAAAAGCTTGCAGAATCAGATGTTCCATTCAAAACAGGAGAATTTCAGGAATATATGGAAATTCAGTCAATAAATGATGGTCCAATAAATTTAATTATAGAGTCATAAAACTAAAAACTTCAGAAAGGAAAAGTTGTTATGAAAAAGAAAAACGTTATTCTGATGGCTTCGCTTTCGTTATTTGCTATGAGCTGTTCAACTTTACAGGATAAATTCGGCTCGAGAAAAAGAAATCATAAAGTTAAGACAGATTCAAATGTTTCAGACGTAGCTGATGAAAAAGAAAACGACAAGGAATATACATCAGACAGGCACAATTTAAAAAGCAGATTTAGTAATGACAGTTTAGTTATTACTAAAATCAATGAATTGCAGGAAAGAAATCAAAGACTTCTGATTAGTGGTACAAGTTCTGAAATACGTACAGTAAAACTACAGAACGCCCTGTTACAGTCCTTTGAAAACTGGAAAGGAACAAGATATTCATTGGGTGGAGACTCAAGCAGAGGAATTGACTGTTCTGCATTAACACGTAGAGTTTACCGTGAAGTATTCAGCTTTGAACTACCTAGAGTAACAAAAGATCAGATTAAAGTAGGCAGAAATGTTTCAAGACATAATTTGAAACCAGGAGATATTTTATACTTCAGACCAGAAGGAAAATATAATCATACAGCTGTTTATCTAGGAAATTCGCTATTCATTAATGCTTCTTCTTCAAAAGGAGTTATATTATCATCATTGGAGCACTCTTACTGGTCAAAATACTTTGTACGTGGTGTAAGAGTAGATAATGCAAATATATAGACATATATAATAAAACTGTTTCAGTCAAATGTTTGAAAATCTGAAAGTCTGAAACAGTTTTTTATTTGCTATTTTTTTATTATCCTATTTTATCTTCTAACATATCATAAACATCTTCTTCTTTGCCTTTCATATAAGAAAATTTTTCCGGTATTTCGCTTGTATATTCCACATTAAGATAGATAATTGACACTAATATTACTTTATATATACTGATGGCCGTAGCTACAATTGAATTTACCAAAATACCTATAAATCCTAGGCTAACTAGAGCCTGCCCCATTCCAAAATTTATTATTCCTACAAGAACTAATGGAACAAACATTCTTATTCTGTTTCCTTTTGAAAGATATGAATTATAGCTGAAAGATTCCCAGAATCCTCCTCTTCTTGACATATATATTGGAATCAGGTATAAAATACATATCTGTATAATAAGAAATACGGCTATTAAAATTATAATTGGTACTTTCAGTTCAGAAAACATCTCTGTCTGATTCAGTTTTTGTAATCTTTCCAGTCCAATACTAAAAACATAATGCATAAACATTATGGAAATAAGTAATACAAATAATATTGAAAAAGCTAATAGTACAAATACTCTTATAATATTTCCATTATTGTCATATTGTCTTTCCTCTATTTTGAAAATCACTTTTTTATAGAATAGCCATATTCTAGTCACAGCTACAATTGATACTATCCCACTAAGCGTGTTTAATAAAGGATTTTTTAAAATAGTGCAAAGTGCCGTTAATAAATACAAAGTAAACAATATTATTATTTCCTTATTATCATTTTTCAACATGTCCTTAAACACTTCAAATGCTACTATAAAATATTGTCTAAAATTAAGTTTTCCTTCCTTCAATAGTTTTCTCAATTCATCCATTAATCCATTTTCTCCTCTCATAGCTTAAAATTTTTCCTATTAAATTTTATCATTTTTTACTGATTTAATCAATATTTTCTTTACTTCTCTTTATTTAAAGCAAAAGAATGAGGGCTCTTATTCCCTCATTCAGCTTCAATTTTAATTACTTTGTAGATTTTATAGGTTCTGCCGCTGTAAGTTCAACTAGGTGCATTCCTTTTCCACGCTTTTCATATCCGTAAGCCACATCAAAGTTTTTAACCCTTTTATTTACAGGATACAACTGATATCTGTAAGTCAGAGGTACTTCCACTGCCTGATTTATATAATATTCCTGCCATTTTTTATAGGCTTCAGGCTTATAATTAGGATCTGTCAATGTTTTAGGACTTGTCACTTCAGCCATAAGTTTATCATTTTCATCTGAAGCAAATCTTGAATAATTGAACATTGATTTACGTCCTGCTGTTTCGTATGGCCCTAAGTTTGTTCCAACTCCCCACGCCGCAAAATATACATCTATTTCCGGATCATCTGCCTCAACTTTGTCATAAAAACTGTTAAATTCTATAAGTCTTCCTGTTGCAAGAACACCTTTTATTCCTATTTCCTTCCATTGCTGTATATAGAACTGCACTAGCGGTTCTGCTATGTCTCCGCCTGACATTGCAGCGATTTTTATTTCAAATGGTTTTCCATTTTTATCTTCCCTGTATCCGTCACCATTTACATCTTTATATCCTGCCTCATCTAAAAGTTTTTTAGCCTTTTCAGGATCGTAAGGGAATCCTGCTAAATCTTTTGGATAATATTTTTCAAACACAGGTGGCACAGAAGAAGTTGCTTTTTCTCTTAATCCATCATAGAAAGCCTTTACCATCTGTTTTATATCAAGTCCATAGGCAAGTGCCTGTCTTAATTTCAAATCTGCCACTTTTGCATTTGGATTGACTACATTTTCACCTTTTGTTTTATCATATTTTCCCATCTTGAATCCTAAATATGAATAATAAAGTTCCTGTCTTCCAAGTGTATCTATATTGTCAAGGTCTTTATAAGTTTTATACAGCTCTGTAGGGATATCCAGTACTATGTCATACTTTCCGGACTTCATTGCGGCAGTTATTGTCTGTGAATTTACAATCTGTATTGTAACCTTGTCTGTTTTAGGTTTTCCTTTAAAATAATAAGGATTCCCTTTTAGTTCTATACTTTCTCCAGGCACTATGCTGCTTATAGTATAAGGCCCTGCCACTACCACTTTACTTCTTATTTTTTCTGATTTTTCAAGATCCTTTATAGGAACATCCTTTAAGTAATGCTTTGGCATTGCATATCTTTCCATACCGTTTCCTCCTGTATAGATCCCCTGTCCCATTTCTTTAAAAGAAATCTCCACTGTCTTGTCATCAACTTTTTTAATTCCTGAAATTGTAGATGCCTTTCCTGCTTTATAATCTTCCATTCCTACTATTTTGGCACTTTCATCACTGTATCTTACCCCTGTATACTCTTTATTACCTATTACTTCATAAGTATAGATAATATCATCTGCAACTATTGGCTGACCATCAGACCATTTCATTCCATCTTTTATTTTTATAGTTGCCTTTTTGTTTTCCGGATCTACGCTTAAAGTGGCTATTCCTGTATCAGTTACTTCAAAGTTTTCATCAATATCCAAAATATAACTTCCTAAAAACCAGTCAATTATATCTCCGTCATAGGCGTCCTTATACATTGCCTGGTTAAATATTCCTACTAATGGTGAATCCTTAACCATAGCTACACTGAGCACTGCTCCGGGAACTGCATTTCCATTATTCTGAGTTTCTGTCATAAATTTTATATTTTCAGAACCCTTATCTCCACCTGCACTTTTTTTCTGCCCAGGACCGCACGACATTAACACCATCATCATAATTAACACTGAAACTACACTTTTAAATTTCATACTAACCTACCTCCAGTTTTTCATTAATTAATATATTTACTTAATTAATTCTAGCACTTTTAATAAATTATATCAATACTTTTTTCACATTAAAAAAAACACCGATAAAGCATATTTTATCGGTGTTTGAATCACATTTATATCTTTTTTGTTATCTTATATTTTTTATATAATTTTCATATATAACAGTTATATTCAACAATTAATTAGTTGCTTTTATAGGTTCTGCAGCTGTAAGTTCCCACTGGTTAACCATTTTACCGTTTAGATACATATCATATCCTACATAATAATTTTTAACTCTTTTATTTACAGGGAAGATTTCATATCTGTAAGTCAGAGGTACTTCTACTGCCTGATTTATATAGTATTCCTGCCATTTTTTATATGCTTCTGCTTTATAGTTAGGATCTTCCAATGTTTTAGGACTGGAAATTTCAGCCATAAGCTTATCATTTTCATCTGAAACAAATCTTGGGAAGTTAAATGGTGATTTTCTTCCTCCACCTTCTATTGGATTCAGGTTTGTTCCAACTGACCATGCTGCAAAGAACACATCTATTTCAGGATCATCAGCCTGTACTTTATCATAAAAACTGTTAAATTCTATAAGTCTTCCTGTAGAAAGTACACCTTTTATTCCTATTTCCTTCCATTGCTGTATGTAGAACTGTGCCAATGGTTCTGCTATATCTCCTCCTGCCATTGAAGCTATTCTTACTTCAAATGGTTTTCCATTTTTATCTTCTCTGTATCCATCTCCATTTACATCTTTATATCCTGCTTCATCTAAAAGCTGTTTTGCCTTTTCAGGATTATAAGGGAATCCCGGTATGTCTTTTGAATAATATTTTTTAAATGCAGGAGGTACAGCCATTGTAGCTCTTTCTCTTAATCCATAATAGAAAGCTTTTACCATCTGTTCTACGTCAAGACCGTAAACAAGAGCCTGTCTTAATTTTAAATCTGCCATTTTTGCATTTGGATCTGTTATATTTTCTCCTTTTGCCTTGTCAAATTTTCCTACTTTAAATGCCATATATGAATAATATAATTCCTGTCTTCCAAGTATTTCAAGGTTATTTAAATCCTTATATGATTTATACAGATCTGTAGGAATACGTAATGCTATATCATATTTTCCTGTTTTTAAAGCTGATACTACAGTATTTGAGTTTACTACTTCCACTGTTGCTTTTTCAATTTTTGGTTTACCTCTAAAGTGTATGGGTTTGCTTTAAGTTCTAAACTTTCTCCTTGAACTCCACTAACTATAGTATATGCCCCTAAAGTTACCATTTTATTTCTTACTTTTTCTGATTTTTCTAAATCTTTTATAGGTATATCTTTTAAATGGTGTTCAGGTAATGCTGACGCTATTAATCCATTTCCTCCAGTGTAAACACCTTGTCCCAGTTCTGTAAATGAAACTTCTACTGTTTTGTCATCAATTTTCTTAAGTCCTGAAATATCCTGTGCTTTACCTTCATGATATTCCTTCATTCCTACTACTTTTTCATTGTCATCATTATATCTTACACCTGTGTAATCTTTACTTCCTATTACTTTATATGCAAATATAATATCATCAGCTGTCAATGGCTGTCCATCTGACCATTTTACTCCATCTTTTATTTTTATTGTAGCTTTTTTATTTGGAGCATCTACAGATAATGTTGCCATTCCTGTGTCTGTGATTTCAAAGTTTTCATCTAGATCAAATATTTCATTTCTAAAGAAAGTAGATATTAATTCACCATCATATCCATCTCCCTGACCTATATTTGAATAGAAAATACCGATTAAAGGAGAATCTTTTACTATCGCAACTCTTAAAACTGCATCTTTTACTGCAGGTGCAGTATTTGTTGTTTCAATAGGGAATTTTGAAGCATCTACAGTTTCCCCGCCACCTTTCTTACTTTTCTTTTCTCCTGGTCCACATGCTGTAAGCAGCATCATAATAGCAACCAGAAACAGCATCATTAACTTCTTGCTTTTCATTTTTTGTAACCTCCTGTATTTTATAAATTTACACATAAAGTTTACCACCTTTTTTTTAATTTAGCAAATCTTTTTCAAAATTTTTTATAATTTTACCATAATATTAGTAAAAATAACAGAAAAACTGCACCTTCAATCTTATTTTTAAGATTAAAAAATGCAGTTTTCTTATAATTTACAAACTCATATTATTATAAAACTAAACAGCCATATGTTACTTACTTAATGTTATTTAGTTGATTTTATAGGTTCTGCCGCTGTCAATTCTATTAGGTGTACTGCCCACTGGCTTTGACTTGCATATGAAATATTATAGTTTTTTACCCTTTTGTTTATAGGGAATACTTCATATCTATATGTTAGAGGTACTTCAACTGCCTGATCTATATAGTATGCCAGCCATCTTTTGTATGCTTCAGCCTTATAGTTAGGATCTGTCAATGTTTTAGGGTTTGCAGTATCTTCCATAAGTTTTGTATTTTCATCAGAAACAAAACGTGGATAGTTAAATGGCGCACGTGGACCTTTTAGCTTCATTGCATTCAGATCACTTCCAGTTCCCCATGCAGCAAAGAAGACATCTATTTCAGGATCATCGGCTTTTACTTTTTCATAGAAACTGTTAAATTCTATAAGTCTTCCTGTTGTAAGTACAGCTTTTATTCCTATTTCCTTCCATTGCTGTATATAGAACTGTACTAACGGTTCTGCTATGTCTCCTCCTGCCATTGAAGCTATTCTTACTTCAAAAGGCTTTCCATTTTTATCTTCCCTGTATCCATCTCCATTTACATCCTTGTACCCTGCTTCGTCTAAAAGCTGTTTTGCTTTTTCAGGATTGTATGGGAACCCTTTTATATCTTTTGTATAATATTTTTTAAATACAGGAGGTATTGATGTCGTCGCTCTTTCTCTTAATCCGTGATAGAATGCTTTTACCATCTGTTCTACGTCAAGTCCATAAGCAAGTGCCTGTCTCAATTTTATATCTGACATTTTTGCATTTGGATCTACTACACTCATACCTTTTGCTTTATCAAATTTTCCTACCTTAAATCCCATATATGAATAATACAGTTCCTGTCTTCCAAGTATTTGAAGATTATCAAGATCTTTAAATGTTTTATATAAATCTGTAGGTATCTGATAAGCTATATCATATTTTCCTGCCTTCAAAGCTGAAACTATAGTCTGTGAGTTTACAATTTCTACTGTAACCTTTTCAGTTTTTGGTTTACCTTTATAGAAATATGGATTTGCCTTAAGTTCCAAGCTTTCTCCATGTACTGTCTTTTCAATTGTATAAGGTCCTGTTGTTACTATTTTCTGTCTTACTTTATCTGATGTTTCAAGATCTTTTATAGGTATATCTTTTAAATAATGTTTTGGAAGAGCATATCCTATAAGACCATTTCCTATTGTGTACACTCCCTGTCCAATTTCGCTGAAAGAAATTTCAACTGTACTGTTATCCACTTTTTTTATTCCTGATATGCTTGAAGCTTTTCCTTCATGATATTCCTTCATTCCTATTATCTTTTCATTATCGTCAGTATATCTTATTCCTGTATAATCTTTATTTCCAACAATTTCATATGCATAAATTATATCATCTGCAACTAAAGGTTGCCCATCTGACCATTTCATTCCGTCTTTTATTTTTATTGTAACTTTTTTATTTGGAGCATCTACTGTTAAAGTTGCAATTCCTCCATCTGTAACTTCAAAATTTTCATCTGTTTCAAATATACCTGCACCTAAAAAGTTGTCTATAAGGATTCCATCATAACCATCTGAATAGAGTGCATCATTTAAAAGTCCTACTAATGGTGAGTCCTTTACTATTGCAACTTTCAAAAAAGCATCCTTTACTGCCGGTGCATCATTTGCTGTTTCAACTGGAAATGCCACATTTTCATTTACATTCCCACCTGTCTTACTTTTCTTTTCCCCTGGACCACATGCCGTTACTAATAACATAACTGTTAATAAAAATAACATAAGCATCTTTCGTCTGTTCATTTCTTTACCTCCTGATTTTTATTTTTATATTTTTTAGTAGTCTTTTTTAAAAAAACGGAATGTTTAATAATATATGCATTTTAAATATACATTCTTTACTTTAGTTAAACACTCCGTTTCATATTTTCATTTTCTATTTTTCAATAAATCTAATAATATTAAAATTATCCTAATCTCTGTCTTGCATCTGCTGCTCTCTTTAAAGCTTGTCCCACATAGTTGATACAAAGCATCATTATCAGTATCAATATTGATGCGGGAAGCCATATCCATAGTTTTGAAGACAGTACTTCCGGATCTGTTGCATATCCTACAAGTGTTCCTAAACTAGGTATTGAAGGCGGTAATCCAAAACCAAGAAAACTAAGTCCTGTCTCTATACCTATATTACCTGCTAAAGCCAATGTAGAATCAACTATTATTATTGAACTTATGTTTGGTAGTACTTCTCTGAAGATTATCTTAAAATCGCTCGTTCCCATTGTTTTTGAAGCGTGAACATAATCCCTTCTGCTTTCTGACAGAGCCTTACTTCTTATAAGTCTTGCTGTTCCTACCCAGTAGAAAGCTGTCATTATCATAACAAAAGTCATAATATTATATTTTGGCACAATAGTTATGAATACTATTACAAGCATTAATTGCGGCAATATCATGATAAAA
Coding sequences:
- the dtd gene encoding D-aminoacyl-tRNA deacylase — encoded protein: MKLIIQRVKSAKMSVNSNFKCEINRGIVAYLGITHEDDIKDINYCVDKLIHLRIFDDENGKLNLSVQDVKGELLIVSNFTIYGNTKKGRRPDYLNSAPAEKAKKIYDLFIEKLAESDVPFKTGEFQEYMEIQSINDGPINLIIES
- a CDS encoding NlpC/P60 family protein, whose translation is MKKKNVILMASLSLFAMSCSTLQDKFGSRKRNHKVKTDSNVSDVADEKENDKEYTSDRHNLKSRFSNDSLVITKINELQERNQRLLISGTSSEIRTVKLQNALLQSFENWKGTRYSLGGDSSRGIDCSALTRRVYREVFSFELPRVTKDQIKVGRNVSRHNLKPGDILYFRPEGKYNHTAVYLGNSLFINASSSKGVILSSLEHSYWSKYFVRGVRVDNANI
- a CDS encoding oligopeptide ABC transporter substrate-binding protein — its product is MKFKSVVSVLIMMMVLMSCGPGQKKSAGGDKGSENIKFMTETQNNGNAVPGAVLSVAMVKDSPLVGIFNQAMYKDAYDGDIIDWFLGSYILDIDENFEVTDTGIATLSVDPENKKATIKIKDGMKWSDGQPIVADDIIYTYEVIGNKEYTGVRYSDESAKIVGMEDYKAGKASTISGIKKVDDKTVEISFKEMGQGIYTGGNGMERYAMPKHYLKDVPIKDLEKSEKIRSKVVVAGPYTISSIVPGESIELKGNPYYFKGKPKTDKVTIQIVNSQTITAAMKSGKYDIVLDIPTELYKTYKDLDNIDTLGRQELYYSYLGFKMGKYDKTKGENVVNPNAKVADLKLRQALAYGLDIKQMVKAFYDGLREKATSSVPPVFEKYYPKDLAGFPYDPEKAKKLLDEAGYKDVNGDGYREDKNGKPFEIKIAAMSGGDIAEPLVQFYIQQWKEIGIKGVLATGRLIEFNSFYDKVEADDPEIDVYFAAWGVGTNLGPYETAGRKSMFNYSRFASDENDKLMAEVTSPKTLTDPNYKPEAYKKWQEYYINQAVEVPLTYRYQLYPVNKRVKNFDVAYGYEKRGKGMHLVELTAAEPIKSTK
- a CDS encoding ABC transporter substrate-binding protein: MEVVNSNTVVSALKTGKYDIALRIPTDLYKSYKDLNNLEILGRQELYYSYMAFKVGKFDKAKGENITDPNAKMADLKLRQALVYGLDVEQMVKAFYYGLRERATMAVPPAFKKYYSKDIPGFPYNPEKAKQLLDEAGYKDVNGDGYREDKNGKPFEVRIASMAGGDIAEPLAQFYIQQWKEIGIKGVLSTGRLIEFNSFYDKVQADDPEIDVFFAAWSVGTNLNPIEGGGRKSPFNFPRFVSDENDKLMAEISSPKTLEDPNYKAEAYKKWQEYYINQAVEVPLTYRYEIFPVNKRVKNYYVGYDMYLNGKMVNQWELTAAEPIKATN
- a CDS encoding ABC transporter substrate-binding protein translates to MKSKKLMMLFLVAIMMLLTACGPGEKKSKKGGGETVDASKFPIETTNTAPAVKDAVLRVAIVKDSPLIGIFYSNIGQGDGYDGELISTFFRNEIFDLDENFEITDTGMATLSVDAPNKKATIKIKDGVKWSDGQPLTADDIIFAYKVIGSKDYTGVRYNDDNEKVVGMKEYHEGKAQDISGLKKIDDKTVEVSFTELGQGVYTGGNGLIASALPEHHLKDIPIKDLEKSEKVRNKMVTLGAYTIVSGVQGESLELKANPYTLEVNQKLKKQQWK
- a CDS encoding oligopeptide ABC transporter substrate-binding protein, giving the protein MNRRKMLMLFLLTVMLLVTACGPGEKKSKTGGNVNENVAFPVETANDAPAVKDAFLKVAIVKDSPLVGLLNDALYSDGYDGILIDNFLGAGIFETDENFEVTDGGIATLTVDAPNKKVTIKIKDGMKWSDGQPLVADDIIYAYEIVGNKDYTGIRYTDDNEKIIGMKEYHEGKASSISGIKKVDNSTVEISFSEIGQGVYTIGNGLIGYALPKHYLKDIPIKDLETSDKVRQKIVTTGPYTIEKTVHGESLELKANPYFYKGKPKTEKVTVEIVNSQTIVSALKAGKYDIAYQIPTDLYKTFKDLDNLQILGRQELYYSYMGFKVGKFDKAKGMSVVDPNAKMSDIKLRQALAYGLDVEQMVKAFYHGLRERATTSIPPVFKKYYTKDIKGFPYNPEKAKQLLDEAGYKDVNGDGYREDKNGKPFEVRIASMAGGDIAEPLVQFYIQQWKEIGIKAVLTTGRLIEFNSFYEKVKADDPEIDVFFAAWGTGSDLNAMKLKGPRAPFNYPRFVSDENTKLMEDTANPKTLTDPNYKAEAYKRWLAYYIDQAVEVPLTYRYEVFPINKRVKNYNISYASQSQWAVHLIELTAAEPIKSTK
- a CDS encoding ABC transporter permease, with translation MSKIEKDKNVNTENNNITVSEKPTGFNVILREIKKDKFAIISLIILGVLFLTIFIGAFLTNQEAVMKISLLDKYAAPGEGFYLGADSGGRDILGQLIIGARNSIIIGVTVTVLTSGIGIVVGLVAGYYGGVIDDLIMRLIDFIMILPQLMLVIVFITIVPKYNIMTFVMIMTAFYWVGTARLIRSKALSESRRDYVHASKTMGTSDFKIIFREVLPNISSIIIVDSTLALAGNIGIETGLSFLGFGLPPSIPSLGTLVGYATDPEVLSSKLWIWLPASILILIMMLCINYVGQALKRAADARQRLG